A window of Hymenobacter siberiensis genomic DNA:
TATGGGCTGGTGCGCTGGAGCGCCTGGAACGGGCCGGAATTACGGATTTGGCGGCTATCCACCGGGGTTTCAGCACGTTTGCGCCCAGCCGCTACCGCAACGCCCCCACCTGGATTTTGCCCATTGAGCTGAAAACGCGGTTTCCCCACATCCCGCTCATCTGCGACCCCAGCCATATTGGCGGCCGGCGCGACCTGCTGCTGCCCATCTCCCAGAAGGCCCTCGACCTTGATTACGATGGCCTTATCATCGAAACCCACCCCGACCCCGACCACGCCCTGAGCGACGCCGAGCAGCAGGTGACCCCCCAGCGCCTGGGCGAAATCCTCAGCGAGCTGAAGTATCGCTACCGCTCCAGCGACAATGCCGAATACCTGAACAAAGCCGAAGAGCTGCGCCAGAAAATGGACGAAGCCGACCGCGAAATAGTGGAAGCCCTGGCCCGCCGCATGGCTCTGGTAGAAGAATTGGCCGAATACAAGAAGGAAAACAACGTGAAAATCCTGCAGTTCGACCGCTGGCAGGAGATTTTCCTCACCCGCACCGACTGGGCCGGCAAGCTGAACGTGAACGACAAGTTTGTGGCCGAGCTCTACAAGCTCATTCACATCGAAAGCATCCGCAAGCAAACCGAAGTGCTCAACGGCCGCCCGCAGGTGGACGGCGTGCAGCATCTCGGGCCGGGACTGTAGCGCACCCGGCCACTGTGCTTTCAACAGCTACCAAATGCATGCTGGCCATCCGCTGGCCGCTGAGCTAAAGGCTGCGCCGAGTATATGTTTGGCTGCCGCCGTCGGCCGCGTCGATGGCAATAGTTAGGGTAGAGGACGAAAGTGCAGCGATAAATTGCAGGGTTGACCCGTTGACGGCACCATAAACGACAAACATTTCGGGCTGGCGGGTTATGTAAGACGGGGCCTGGCGCAAAGAAAAAGGTGCAGTGCTTTGCACGGTACCATTGAGAAACATTCGGGCTTGTCCGGATGCATCAAAAACAATTTCATGGCGCTGAACGGGGTCGGCAGGGTAGGTGCGGCCGTTCATTCCATTGGTGATTTCGGTGAGTTCCCACCGGCCCAGGAGCTGCGTCGTCGTATCGGGTGGATAGCTGATGCAAATTTCGTTGGGGTCAACCGATGTTTTTTGGCAGGCCCCAAGATTAGCGATGGCCAAAGCAAACGTGGCAAAGCGTATTGGATGCAACATGTTGAAAAAGAGGTGTTTGAGAAATAAAAAAGATGCTATATAACTCCTGACCAGTGGGCTGCCCGAAAGGTTGCTTGGGCAGCTGCCCGGCCTGCAATTTTTTGTGCCGACTTTTGCCCCATGGATAATTCCGTCATCATTGGCCCCGGGGCCCTGCCCGCACTGGCCGAACTACTGTATCGCCCGGCCGTGAGCCAGGTATTTGTGCTGGCCGACAGCAACACCGCCCGCCTGTGCCTGCCGCTACTGGAACCGCATCTGCCGGTCGATTATAAGCTCGTCGAAATTCCGGCCGGCGAAGAGTATAAAACCCTGGCCAGCTGCGATACCGTGTGGAGCATGCTCACGGAGCAGCGCGCCGACCGCTTCGCCGTACTGGTGAACCTGGGCGGTGGCGTGGTCACCGATTTGGGCGGCTTCGCGGCGGCGCTGTATAAGCGCGGCATTCGGTTTGTGCAGGTGCCCACCACGCTGCTGGCGCAGGTCGATGCCAGCGTGGGCGGCAAAACCGGCGTCGATTTCCAGGGCTACAAGAACCAGTTGGGCGTGTTTCAGGCCCCGGCCGGCGTTTTCGTCGAGCCAAAGTTTCTGCAAACCCTCGACCCGCGCCAGCTTAAATCCGGCTATGCCGAAGTGCTCAAGCACTGGCTCATTGCCGATGCCGAAGCCTTCGACACCAACCGCCGCCTGGGCTGGCTGACCGATGACTGGACCGCCATCATCCGCGAGTCGGTGGCGCTCAAGCAGCGCATCGTGGCTCAGGACCCGCTCGAAGCCGGCCCGCGCAAGCTGCTCAACTTCGGCCACACCGTGGGCCACGCCCTCGAAAGCTACCTGCTCACGCAGCCCGGCCGCGAGGCCCTGCACGGCGAGGCGGTAGCCGCCGGCATTGTCTGCGAAAGCTGGCTATCGATGCAGCACGGCCTGCTGAGTGCGGATGCGCTGGACAAAATAGAAACCTTCGTGTTCTCAGTATTCGATAAAATTGATTTCGTGAGCCTCGAAACCGAAGCCATTGCCGACTTTGCCCGGCAGGATAAGAAAAACACCGGGGCCACCATCAACTGCACGCTGCTCGAAGGCATCGGCCATGGCGTGTACGACCAGCCCGTGACGGTGGCCGAAATCGCCGAGTCGCTGCGCTACTACAACCGACTATGATTGTGCGGTAAGCTTTAGCTTGCCATCTTATCATATTACCAATACTACCCACGGCAAGCTAAAGCTTACCGCACAATCCTTATGCACCTATCCTGGCCCGGCGGCCCGCTGCGCGGCACTGCCCAACTTCCGGCTTCCAAGAGTGAAGCCAACCGCGCCCTCATCCTGCAAGCGCTGGCGGGTGGCGGCACTCTCGGCAACCTCTCCGATGCCAACGACACCCAGCTGATGCTGCGCCTGCTGGCCGCCGCGCCCGGCACCGCCGAGCTCAGCGCCGAAGATGCCGGCACGGTCATGCGTTTCCTCACGGCATACCTCACGGTCACGAACTGGCGCGGCCGCCTCACCGGCACTGCCCGCATGCAGCAGCGGCCCATTGCCGTGCTCGTGGATGCGCTGCGCCAAGCCGGAGCCAGCATCAGTTACCTGGGTAATGACGGCTACCCGCCGCTGGAAATCGTCGGCTTCGCAGCCGCTCCCGAAACGACGGAACCTACTGAATTATCCGTGCGCGGTGACATCAGCAGCCAGTACATTTCGGCGCTGCTGATGGTGGGGCCGCGCCTGCCCGGCGGCCTGCGCCTCACGCTCACTGGCCACATTGGCTCGCGTCCCTACATCAACATGACGGTGGCGCTGATGCAGCGTTTCGGGGCCGATTATTCGGCCGCCGGCGACGTGCTCACGGTGCGCCCCGGGCAGTACCGCCCCACCGATTATACAATTGAGTCGGACTGGTCGGCGGCCAGCTACTGGTATTCGTTTGTGGCGCTGGCCCCGGCGGGCTCCGAAATCACGCTGCCCGGCCTGCGCCGCGAATCGCTGCAGGGCGACCAGGCCATTGCCGGGATGATGACCGATTTCGGGGTCGAAACCACTTTCCTGCCCGATGGCGTGCACCTGCGCCAGGTGCCCCTCGCCCCCCAGACCGAAATCCAGACCTTCGATTTCACCGACTGCCCTGACCTCG
This region includes:
- a CDS encoding chorismate mutase; translation: MLPATDTYFTRLLAQKGQPIIIAGPCSAETEEQVLATAHGLKALGKIDLFRAGIWKPRTRPGSFEGMGVVGLPWLQRVKAETGIPTAIEVATPRHVEDALRHGIDVLWIGARTTVNPFAVQELADALAGTGVPVMVKNPVNPDVALWAGALERLERAGITDLAAIHRGFSTFAPSRYRNAPTWILPIELKTRFPHIPLICDPSHIGGRRDLLLPISQKALDLDYDGLIIETHPDPDHALSDAEQQVTPQRLGEILSELKYRYRSSDNAEYLNKAEELRQKMDEADREIVEALARRMALVEELAEYKKENNVKILQFDRWQEIFLTRTDWAGKLNVNDKFVAELYKLIHIESIRKQTEVLNGRPQVDGVQHLGPGL
- the aroB gene encoding 3-dehydroquinate synthase, encoding MDNSVIIGPGALPALAELLYRPAVSQVFVLADSNTARLCLPLLEPHLPVDYKLVEIPAGEEYKTLASCDTVWSMLTEQRADRFAVLVNLGGGVVTDLGGFAAALYKRGIRFVQVPTTLLAQVDASVGGKTGVDFQGYKNQLGVFQAPAGVFVEPKFLQTLDPRQLKSGYAEVLKHWLIADAEAFDTNRRLGWLTDDWTAIIRESVALKQRIVAQDPLEAGPRKLLNFGHTVGHALESYLLTQPGREALHGEAVAAGIVCESWLSMQHGLLSADALDKIETFVFSVFDKIDFVSLETEAIADFARQDKKNTGATINCTLLEGIGHGVYDQPVTVAEIAESLRYYNRL
- a CDS encoding 3-phosphoshikimate 1-carboxyvinyltransferase, whose product is MHLSWPGGPLRGTAQLPASKSEANRALILQALAGGGTLGNLSDANDTQLMLRLLAAAPGTAELSAEDAGTVMRFLTAYLTVTNWRGRLTGTARMQQRPIAVLVDALRQAGASISYLGNDGYPPLEIVGFAAAPETTEPTELSVRGDISSQYISALLMVGPRLPGGLRLTLTGHIGSRPYINMTVALMQRFGADYSAAGDVLTVRPGQYRPTDYTIESDWSAASYWYSFVALAPAGSEITLPGLRRESLQGDQAIAGMMTDFGVETTFLPDGVHLRQVPLAPQTEIQTFDFTDCPDLAQTVAVVAAALNRPVDLTGLESLRIKETDRIAALQTELAKFGGDLRDLGEGHFRAESREFGVSGQLVATYHDHRMAMAFAPLAMRGGLRVEAPTVVRKSYPQFWKELAKSGFAVTEAD